One window of the Candidatus Chryseobacterium colombiense genome contains the following:
- a CDS encoding efflux RND transporter periplasmic adaptor subunit, giving the protein MKKIQFVLLISGLFLLSCNEKPKDKSPIGEPDIIPVKVSPISSLNTSGSIQVTGLVSTEEETNYSFKIGGVISSILVNEGQFFRKGQLLATLNTTEIAAGVAQSGLGVEKAQRDYTRATNLYRDSVFTLEQLQNTKTALEVARKATEAVAFNERYAKIYASSDGFVAKKIASEGEVVGGGMPVLLTNSVKQNASYLLKVGVTDLQWAEVKIGQLAKVKLDGYPDKVFQANVLRKLQSADQQIGSFQVELKLNLQGIVPAVGMFGKAEIATDKQQTSIVIPYSSLVEADGKKAFVFTAIGNNKVKKLPVNIEKFDNDKVYLTGQLEGTNNIVISNSAYLNEQSIIKIIK; this is encoded by the coding sequence ATGAAAAAGATTCAATTCGTACTTCTTATTTCAGGCTTATTTCTTCTATCCTGCAATGAGAAACCAAAAGATAAAAGTCCAATTGGTGAACCTGATATTATACCAGTCAAAGTATCCCCTATCTCCTCATTAAATACATCCGGTTCCATACAGGTTACGGGTCTGGTAAGTACAGAAGAGGAGACTAATTATTCCTTCAAGATAGGTGGCGTTATTAGCAGTATTCTAGTGAATGAAGGACAGTTTTTCAGAAAGGGTCAACTGTTGGCAACGCTGAATACAACAGAGATCGCAGCCGGTGTCGCTCAATCGGGATTGGGTGTAGAAAAGGCACAACGTGATTATACCCGGGCAACCAATCTTTATAGGGATAGCGTCTTTACCCTTGAGCAATTACAAAATACAAAGACAGCTCTTGAAGTCGCAAGAAAGGCAACGGAAGCCGTTGCGTTTAATGAACGTTATGCAAAGATCTATGCTTCTTCCGATGGCTTTGTAGCCAAAAAAATTGCCAGTGAAGGCGAAGTTGTTGGTGGTGGTATGCCGGTACTTTTGACCAACTCGGTAAAACAAAATGCCAGCTATCTACTAAAAGTTGGCGTAACGGACCTGCAGTGGGCAGAAGTAAAAATAGGACAGCTTGCAAAAGTTAAACTGGACGGTTATCCTGATAAAGTTTTCCAGGCAAATGTTTTAAGAAAGCTACAGTCTGCTGACCAACAAATCGGTTCCTTTCAGGTCGAATTAAAACTAAACCTTCAAGGTATTGTACCTGCTGTTGGTATGTTTGGTAAGGCAGAAATTGCCACGGACAAACAGCAAACTTCTATTGTTATCCCTTACAGTTCACTGGTCGAAGCAGATGGAAAAAAAGCCTTTGTATTTACGGCAATTGGCAACAATAAAGTCAAAAAATTGCCGGTCAATATTGAAAAGTTTGACAATGATAAAGTTTATCTAACAGGTCAGCTTGAGGGAACCAATAACATTGTCATTTCAAACAGTGCCTATCTCAACGAACAGTCCATCATTAAAATAATCAAATAA
- a CDS encoding efflux RND transporter permease subunit, with the protein MKITNFAVKNYQFTLIIFVLFAVVGLLTLFTMPRSEDPTTHSPQYIITAIYPGTSPKDMEEQVVKPIENKIYGLENIEKILTSVEDGVAVIQPKFKYGVDVDNKYQEISTEINALKNSELPKDIYLLKTEKVASSDVKIIQVALVSGTASAKVLRDNADILKTKLEKITDLKEVKYTGIPEQEIRIDMKLDKLAQLKIPLALVIGSLQSEAADIPGGSINLDSKVFNVKTSGKFKNVDDVASTVIYNANGKIVYLRDVADVSYKDGTVNHITRLNGHRCILVTAAMKDNVNISKVKDEYMPVLEAFSKDLPENIGMVKNFDQADMVSKRLGHLGFDFGLAILLVVITLLPLGFRASLIVMISIPLSLALGLIAMNLMGYSLNQLSIVGLVVALGLLVDDSIVVVENIERWLREGHSKKDAILKGTQQIGVAVVGCTATLVIAFLPLAFLPDIAGEFIRSLPIAVITSVLASMLVALTLVPFLGSRMLKTHTHGGGNFFLQKLQQFLSFSYRRIMPLALSWPKVTVGISIILSVLAFLLFPLAGFKLFPTSEKPMFLINIKLPLQANIPESDRVAKLVEKELKQHKEIVYFTSNVGKGNPQIYYNVHQQDIKPDFAQIFVQMDEEANPKSKQELIKTLRKKFADFPLARIEVKDFEQGTPIEANIVVRIFGENQDTLRALSFKAEEILRKHPGTFFVNNELNAYKSDVKVTINKEKARTLGVLTSDVDKVIRMAVAGLNVGDYIDDRGDSRNVVITLPREKFTNLDVLKGLYVNNLQGTPVQIDQIATIGFETSPTAINHFNKSRFAKVTSLTKDGFYANDILKDIVPQLDKMKLPPGYYYKLSGEAESEGDALGGNFLSVILLSGFLFVGVLLLQFKTFKGIIIVLSIIPLGILGGVTLLLLTGNPMSLVSIIGFIGLSGIQVKNSLLLVDFTNQLRLEGHSIDEAVNMAGETRFLPVVLTSITAICGLLPIALNPNPLIAPLAIVLIGGLISSTILSRIVTPVMYKLIPPQLEAEEKI; encoded by the coding sequence ATGAAAATAACAAATTTCGCTGTAAAGAATTATCAGTTTACGCTGATCATATTCGTTCTTTTCGCAGTTGTTGGACTGTTGACACTCTTTACGATGCCTCGATCGGAAGATCCGACAACACATTCACCACAGTATATCATTACTGCTATATATCCGGGTACCAGTCCGAAAGATATGGAGGAACAGGTGGTAAAACCCATTGAAAATAAAATCTATGGACTCGAGAACATTGAAAAGATCCTGACTTCGGTTGAAGATGGAGTCGCTGTCATTCAACCAAAATTTAAGTATGGTGTTGATGTTGACAATAAATACCAGGAAATCTCCACCGAAATCAATGCACTTAAGAATAGTGAGCTTCCTAAGGACATCTATCTCCTCAAGACTGAAAAGGTCGCCTCTTCCGATGTTAAGATTATTCAGGTTGCCCTAGTTTCAGGCACAGCGTCAGCCAAGGTCTTGCGCGATAATGCAGACATACTAAAAACAAAACTGGAAAAGATAACCGATCTAAAAGAGGTTAAATATACGGGGATTCCCGAACAGGAAATCCGGATAGACATGAAGCTGGACAAGCTTGCACAGTTAAAGATACCACTAGCTCTTGTCATCGGAAGTCTTCAGAGTGAAGCAGCCGACATTCCTGGTGGAAGCATCAACCTGGACAGCAAGGTATTCAATGTAAAGACGAGCGGCAAATTCAAAAATGTGGATGATGTTGCCAGCACGGTTATATACAACGCCAATGGCAAGATTGTTTATCTAAGGGATGTGGCTGATGTAAGCTATAAAGACGGAACAGTTAATCACATTACCCGTCTCAATGGACATCGCTGTATCTTGGTTACAGCAGCCATGAAGGACAATGTCAATATCAGCAAGGTAAAAGATGAATATATGCCTGTACTGGAAGCGTTCAGCAAAGATCTTCCTGAAAACATCGGGATGGTCAAAAATTTTGATCAGGCAGACATGGTATCCAAGCGATTGGGGCATCTGGGATTTGATTTTGGTCTTGCGATCCTATTGGTCGTTATTACCCTGCTCCCACTTGGGTTCCGTGCATCATTGATCGTTATGATCTCCATTCCATTATCACTTGCCCTGGGATTAATTGCTATGAACCTGATGGGCTACTCGCTTAACCAGCTGAGTATCGTAGGTCTTGTTGTAGCTTTAGGACTGTTGGTTGATGATAGTATCGTGGTCGTGGAAAATATAGAACGGTGGCTTAGGGAAGGGCATTCAAAAAAAGATGCTATTTTAAAAGGAACCCAGCAAATCGGCGTCGCTGTGGTCGGCTGTACAGCTACACTCGTCATTGCATTCCTGCCCCTCGCTTTTCTTCCTGATATTGCAGGTGAGTTTATCCGAAGCTTACCCATTGCAGTCATCACCAGTGTCCTTGCCTCAATGCTTGTAGCACTTACCTTAGTTCCATTTTTGGGTAGCCGGATGCTGAAAACACATACTCATGGTGGCGGGAACTTTTTTCTGCAAAAATTGCAGCAGTTTTTAAGTTTCTCTTATCGCAGAATAATGCCTTTAGCACTTTCCTGGCCGAAGGTCACCGTTGGAATTTCTATCATTTTGAGTGTACTTGCCTTTCTACTATTTCCATTGGCAGGGTTTAAGCTTTTTCCGACATCTGAAAAACCGATGTTCCTGATCAATATCAAATTACCTTTACAGGCTAATATTCCTGAAAGCGACCGCGTTGCTAAACTTGTAGAAAAGGAATTAAAACAGCATAAAGAAATTGTGTATTTCACTTCCAATGTAGGAAAAGGTAATCCGCAGATCTATTACAATGTACATCAGCAGGATATCAAGCCGGATTTCGCACAGATATTCGTACAGATGGATGAGGAAGCCAACCCTAAATCCAAACAGGAGCTGATTAAAACACTACGCAAAAAGTTCGCTGATTTTCCGCTGGCCAGGATTGAGGTAAAGGATTTTGAACAGGGAACTCCTATTGAAGCAAATATTGTCGTGCGGATATTCGGTGAAAATCAGGATACCTTAAGAGCTCTTTCTTTTAAAGCCGAGGAAATCTTACGGAAACATCCGGGAACATTCTTTGTAAACAATGAGCTCAATGCCTACAAATCCGATGTGAAAGTAACTATTAACAAAGAAAAAGCGAGGACTTTGGGTGTGCTGACCAGTGATGTAGACAAGGTGATCCGTATGGCGGTAGCCGGACTCAATGTCGGTGATTATATAGATGACAGAGGCGATTCGCGGAATGTAGTAATAACGCTTCCGCGCGAAAAGTTCACTAATCTTGATGTGCTAAAGGGACTCTATGTCAACAATCTCCAAGGAACACCCGTCCAGATTGACCAGATTGCCACTATTGGTTTCGAGACCTCTCCTACAGCGATCAATCATTTTAACAAATCAAGATTTGCCAAAGTCACTTCGCTGACCAAGGACGGTTTCTATGCCAACGATATTCTGAAAGATATTGTTCCCCAGCTCGATAAAATGAAATTACCTCCCGGCTATTATTATAAATTATCCGGTGAAGCAGAATCAGAAGGTGATGCTTTGGGTGGAAATTTCCTTTCTGTGATTTTGCTGAGCGGTTTCCTATTTGTTGGTGTACTGCTACTACAGTTCAAGACATTCAAAGGAATTATTATTGTGCTGTCCATTATTCCACTGGGTATTCTTGGCGGAGTAACTTTGTTATTGTTAACTGGCAATCCGATGTCACTGGTATCCATTATCGGTTTTATCGGCCTTTCAGGAATTCAGGTAAAAAATTCACTCTTATTGGTGGACTTCACCAATCAACTGCGCCTAGAGGGGCATAGTATTGATGAGGCAGTAAATATGGCTGGTGAAACCCGTTTTCTACCGGTTGTGCTGACTTCGATCACTGCAATTTGTGGACTGCTTCCGATTGCCTTAAATCCAAATCCACTAATTGCTCCGCTAGCTATTGTGCTGATAGGAGGACTGATAAGCTCTACTATACTGTCTAGGATTGTTACTCCGGTAATGTATAAATTAATTCCACCACAATTGGAAGCGGAAGAGAAGATTTAA
- a CDS encoding MBL fold metallo-hydrolase, which translates to MLRQIAPEVFQISLMPRDSINCYIIEGVLVDSGIRSSYSTVKKALQEIPVYQHILTHAHADHQGCSDQICAEFVIPLFCHPGEVFRTETGLVTNDYPSPKHLIAKFQQKYWAGQGHKVQGTIVENDMIGNFRVIETPGHSAGHISLFRERDGVLIIGDAATNMNLLTTVTGLRLPPNIFTSDQQRNLKSLQKLAKLNPAIICFGHGPIIRNTDRKFEQFVAKYSTIL; encoded by the coding sequence ATGTTACGTCAAATTGCTCCGGAAGTGTTCCAAATTTCCCTTATGCCACGAGACAGTATAAACTGCTATATCATCGAAGGTGTATTGGTAGACTCCGGAATACGGAGTTCATATTCTACGGTAAAGAAAGCGCTCCAGGAAATTCCCGTTTACCAACATATACTGACGCATGCGCATGCAGACCATCAGGGCTGTAGCGACCAGATTTGTGCTGAGTTCGTGATACCCTTATTCTGTCATCCAGGTGAAGTCTTTAGAACCGAAACGGGTCTCGTAACCAACGACTATCCATCCCCGAAACATTTGATCGCAAAATTTCAACAAAAATATTGGGCAGGCCAGGGGCATAAGGTCCAGGGGACGATCGTTGAGAATGATATGATCGGAAACTTTCGGGTAATTGAAACACCTGGACATTCGGCAGGTCATATTTCTTTATTCCGTGAGCGAGATGGTGTACTGATAATCGGTGATGCCGCAACAAATATGAACCTGCTTACGACAGTGACCGGATTGCGACTTCCGCCAAACATATTCACCTCAGATCAACAGCGCAATTTAAAATCACTCCAGAAGTTAGCTAAACTGAACCCGGCCATTATCTGTTTCGGTCACGGGCCGATCATACGCAATACAGATCGGAAGTTTGAGCAATTTGTAGCTAAATACAGTACAATTCTCTAA
- a CDS encoding Crp/Fnr family transcriptional regulator — MTDVFENYLSSTGELSTEEINFSVQFFKPIYLKKGDFFIRENESCSHIGFIASGAVKAYALDNEGKENITCFKFESDFATSFPEFVAQKKSKKSFRAIENTIICAISYSDYLYLLDEVTAWNGVIKSVMEQEYNQKERYLLNYNNRSAVEKYLHILSSEPVLVQRVSTQDLALYLGITQRSLTRAKRQIHRPNIL; from the coding sequence ATGACTGATGTATTTGAAAATTACTTATCCTCAACAGGAGAATTATCGACTGAGGAAATCAACTTTTCTGTACAGTTCTTCAAACCGATCTACTTAAAAAAGGGTGATTTTTTTATTCGTGAGAATGAATCTTGTAGTCATATTGGATTTATTGCCAGCGGCGCTGTAAAAGCATATGCCCTCGACAATGAAGGAAAGGAAAATATAACCTGTTTCAAGTTTGAAAGCGATTTTGCTACCTCGTTTCCGGAATTTGTAGCGCAGAAAAAATCTAAAAAGAGTTTTAGGGCCATAGAAAATACCATCATCTGTGCGATAAGCTATTCAGACTATCTATATCTGCTAGATGAGGTGACTGCTTGGAACGGAGTTATAAAATCGGTAATGGAGCAGGAGTATAACCAAAAGGAACGTTACCTGCTGAATTACAATAATAGGTCGGCAGTAGAAAAATATCTTCATATCCTATCAAGCGAACCAGTTCTTGTTCAGCGTGTATCGACACAGGATTTGGCGTTGTACTTGGGTATTACACAGCGATCGCTTACACGGGCGAAAAGACAAATACATCGACCCAACATATTATAG
- a CDS encoding NADP-dependent oxidoreductase: MKAFVVQNYGKKEDLTLREVSMPTIGEAEVLVEIYSAGLNQLDSKILSGEFKMILPYKTPFILGHDLAGIVIETGSKVTKFKIGDEVYARPSDHHIGTFAEYLAAEEKDLALKPKNLSMDEAAGVPLVALTAWQALVEIGKLKKGQNIFIQAGSGGVGIVAIQLAKYLGATVATTAGKASFPMLQELGADVLIDYKTQDFEAVLKDYDLVLNSQDNKTLEKSLNVVKTGGKIISISGPPTPAFAREIGASWIIRTVLSILSSGIRRKAKRKGVDYQFLFMKSSGKQLEQITKLIEDGHIKTVIEKVYSFSQTNEAMNHVASGRAKGKIVVRIK, translated from the coding sequence ATGAAAGCATTTGTAGTTCAAAATTATGGTAAAAAAGAGGATCTTACGCTCCGTGAGGTTAGCATGCCTACTATAGGAGAAGCTGAGGTCCTGGTTGAAATCTATTCAGCAGGACTTAATCAACTGGATTCTAAAATTTTGTCCGGTGAGTTCAAAATGATTTTACCTTATAAAACGCCTTTTATTCTAGGTCACGATTTGGCAGGTATTGTCATTGAAACAGGTTCAAAAGTTACAAAGTTTAAAATTGGAGATGAAGTGTATGCCCGTCCTTCGGACCATCACATCGGAACTTTTGCTGAATACTTAGCAGCTGAAGAAAAAGATTTGGCTTTAAAACCAAAAAACCTTTCCATGGACGAAGCAGCAGGTGTACCCCTGGTGGCTCTGACCGCTTGGCAAGCTTTGGTAGAAATAGGGAAATTAAAAAAAGGACAAAACATTTTTATACAGGCAGGATCCGGAGGAGTTGGTATTGTTGCCATTCAGTTAGCCAAATATTTAGGTGCTACTGTAGCCACTACAGCGGGAAAAGCAAGTTTTCCAATGCTTCAGGAATTAGGTGCTGATGTTTTAATTGACTATAAAACACAGGATTTTGAAGCTGTTTTGAAGGACTATGATTTGGTTTTGAACAGCCAAGATAACAAGACGTTGGAGAAATCATTAAATGTAGTAAAAACAGGAGGAAAGATCATTTCTATTTCAGGTCCGCCCACACCTGCATTTGCACGCGAAATTGGGGCATCTTGGATCATTCGAACAGTATTATCTATTTTAAGTTCGGGTATTAGGAGAAAAGCAAAGAGGAAAGGAGTTGATTATCAATTTCTGTTTATGAAATCTAGTGGAAAACAGCTTGAACAAATTACAAAACTTATTGAAGATGGTCATATTAAAACTGTCATAGAAAAAGTTTACTCCTTTTCTCAGACCAATGAGGCTATGAACCACGTGGCAAGTGGAAGAGCAAAAGGAAAGATCGTCGTAAGAATAAAATAA
- a CDS encoding SDR family NAD(P)-dependent oxidoreductase, with protein MNLTNKTILITGGTSGIGLEAARQFLALRNKVIITGRNLLKLEEVKKVYPELIIIQSDVAKQEDAIALFEKVNNLGGIDILYNNAGVGVAPLNLGIPNDKHLQGAIYEMEVNYFGVIRLNNLFMDMLKSRNEAAIINTTSILSIVPSVLEATYSATKTALSFYTKSLRSHLETINSPVKVFELLPPLVDTDMVAERKDKKMSSSLFVNELIKGLEKDVMTIRVGNSKSLFFLNRIAPDKAYQLVNKKEHYQSIQ; from the coding sequence ATGAATTTAACAAATAAAACAATACTGATTACGGGAGGTACTTCTGGAATAGGTTTGGAAGCAGCAAGACAGTTTTTGGCTCTTCGTAATAAAGTAATTATTACCGGGAGAAATTTACTCAAACTAGAGGAAGTAAAAAAAGTATATCCCGAATTAATAATCATCCAATCTGATGTAGCAAAACAGGAAGATGCAATTGCGCTTTTTGAAAAAGTGAATAATCTCGGAGGTATTGATATTTTGTATAATAATGCGGGAGTCGGTGTTGCTCCGTTAAATTTGGGTATCCCGAACGATAAACATTTGCAGGGAGCTATTTATGAAATGGAAGTTAACTATTTTGGAGTCATACGATTAAATAATCTTTTTATGGATATGCTTAAGTCCCGAAATGAAGCTGCGATTATCAATACAACTTCTATCCTCAGTATTGTTCCTTCTGTTTTGGAAGCTACTTACTCAGCGACAAAAACAGCATTATCTTTTTACACCAAGTCTCTAAGATCACATTTAGAAACTATAAATAGTCCTGTGAAGGTCTTCGAATTACTTCCACCATTGGTCGATACCGATATGGTTGCAGAAAGAAAAGATAAAAAGATGTCCAGTAGTCTATTTGTCAATGAACTTATTAAAGGACTTGAAAAAGATGTGATGACAATTCGTGTAGGTAATTCAAAATCATTATTTTTCCTTAACAGAATTGCACCGGATAAAGCCTATCAGTTAGTCAATAAGAAAGAGCATTATCAATCTATCCAATAA
- a CDS encoding SDR family NAD(P)-dependent oxidoreductase, which translates to MKTTGNIIFISGGSAGIGLAIAKKLNAAGNKIIINGRNEERLQKALTELKDAVAIQGDLSVEADRIRIAEDLKTNHADVNIIINNAGAAFGYLLSETTNAHEKALIEMNTNYFAIIHFTELMVPHLLEKEESAVVNVSSIAVYGSHKFLPTYGATKAALHSYTTALRQTYEEQKNLQIYEVYPPLVNTEFSAEIGGAAGIDPSEVADELLIGLETNLFDIPVGDTKIYATAIGEAMSKLAHA; encoded by the coding sequence ATGAAAACAACAGGAAATATCATATTTATCAGTGGTGGAAGTGCGGGAATAGGATTGGCAATTGCTAAAAAACTAAATGCTGCCGGAAATAAAATCATCATCAATGGTCGTAATGAAGAACGTCTTCAAAAAGCTTTAACGGAGTTGAAAGATGCAGTAGCAATTCAGGGTGATTTATCAGTGGAAGCAGACAGAATTCGTATTGCAGAAGACTTGAAAACGAATCATGCTGATGTTAATATCATCATCAACAATGCCGGAGCAGCTTTTGGATATCTGCTTAGTGAAACAACCAATGCACACGAAAAAGCATTGATCGAAATGAATACCAACTATTTTGCAATCATCCATTTTACAGAATTAATGGTTCCACACTTATTAGAAAAAGAAGAATCTGCTGTTGTGAATGTATCATCCATAGCAGTATATGGAAGTCATAAATTCTTACCAACTTATGGAGCGACTAAAGCAGCGTTACATAGCTATACAACTGCTTTAAGACAAACTTATGAAGAACAGAAAAATCTTCAGATCTATGAAGTTTATCCTCCACTAGTCAATACGGAATTTTCTGCCGAAATAGGTGGAGCAGCAGGAATTGATCCAAGTGAAGTGGCAGATGAGCTATTGATTGGATTAGAAACAAACCTATTTGATATTCCGGTAGGAGATACCAAGATCTATGCAACAGCGATCGGTGAAGCAATGTCGAAATTAGCCCATGCATAA
- a CDS encoding alkene reductase, protein MSNKLFESYELSGKKLNNRMVMAPMTRARSANEGNVATELTATYYAQRATAGLIITEGTFISEEGIGFINVPGIYTDEQIEGWKLVTKAVHANGGNIFAQLWHTGAYSHPDLHEGRLPLAPSDFNPEQKAFTAEGFRPTVTPQPMTIEDIRRTVDDFRQGAINAIEAGFDGVELHGANGYLLQQFFSKNSNNRTDEYGGSAENRARILFEILEAIKETVDLKKVGVRLNPSLNGIMGISVDDETIATYDYIVNRLNDYGLAYIHLIEPFTDVTGNENAIQEVAKHFRKIYNGTIIINRAFNKVTATQVLEDSDADLVSFGVPFIANPDLVERFQTDSALNTPDQETFYTPGEKGYTDYPFLNQ, encoded by the coding sequence ATGAGTAACAAATTATTTGAAAGCTACGAGCTTAGTGGAAAGAAACTCAATAACAGAATGGTAATGGCTCCTATGACAAGAGCCCGTTCTGCTAACGAAGGAAATGTTGCAACTGAACTGACAGCAACTTATTATGCTCAGCGTGCAACAGCTGGACTTATCATTACTGAAGGTACGTTTATCAGTGAGGAAGGAATCGGGTTTATTAACGTTCCGGGTATCTACACAGATGAACAAATAGAAGGATGGAAGCTAGTGACCAAAGCTGTGCATGCAAATGGAGGTAATATCTTTGCTCAGTTGTGGCATACAGGAGCCTATTCTCATCCTGACTTGCACGAAGGGAGATTACCATTAGCTCCTTCGGATTTTAATCCTGAGCAAAAAGCTTTTACAGCAGAAGGCTTTAGGCCTACAGTTACTCCGCAGCCAATGACGATTGAAGATATCAGGAGAACGGTTGATGATTTCAGGCAAGGGGCTATCAATGCGATTGAGGCGGGTTTTGATGGAGTAGAATTACATGGAGCAAATGGCTATCTTTTACAACAATTCTTCAGTAAAAATTCTAATAATAGAACCGATGAATATGGAGGCTCAGCTGAAAATCGTGCCAGAATTCTTTTTGAAATATTAGAGGCTATCAAAGAAACTGTTGATCTCAAAAAAGTAGGTGTTCGTCTCAATCCGTCTCTAAATGGAATCATGGGGATTTCTGTAGATGATGAAACAATTGCAACATATGATTATATCGTTAACCGATTAAATGATTATGGTTTAGCTTACATACATTTAATAGAGCCTTTTACAGATGTTACAGGTAATGAAAATGCCATTCAGGAAGTGGCAAAACATTTCCGGAAAATTTATAACGGCACTATTATTATCAATCGTGCTTTTAACAAAGTGACAGCAACACAGGTTTTGGAAGATAGCGATGCAGATTTGGTATCTTTCGGAGTTCCGTTTATTGCGAATCCGGATTTGGTCGAGCGATTTCAAACTGATTCAGCACTTAATACTCCCGATCAGGAAACCTTCTATACACCGGGAGAAAAGGGGTATACAGATTATCCTTTTCTTAACCAATAA
- a CDS encoding TetR/AcrR family transcriptional regulator, translated as MMLTKAEKTKLFILETASPLYNEKGISGVSIDEVLEATKLTKGCIYGHFNGKDDLSEQVIEFSLKKMSQKLAGIVSQGKTPKEKIFLYLDFHKNPIDTYIAGGCPIFNTAVEADDHFPAIKKKVATVLETGLLGLSTILKDGIANGEFSKELNAEVFAFKILSAVEGGIVVSRTIDNKKLMIELIKDLKKELERYTL; from the coding sequence ATGATGTTAACAAAGGCAGAAAAAACGAAGTTATTTATCCTAGAAACGGCAAGCCCTCTTTATAATGAAAAGGGAATTTCTGGCGTAAGCATAGATGAGGTTTTGGAAGCGACCAAATTAACAAAAGGTTGTATTTATGGACATTTTAATGGAAAAGATGATCTATCTGAACAGGTTATAGAGTTTTCATTAAAAAAAATGTCACAAAAGCTGGCTGGTATCGTTTCCCAGGGTAAAACCCCAAAAGAAAAGATCTTTCTGTATCTCGATTTTCATAAGAACCCAATAGATACCTATATCGCCGGCGGCTGTCCGATTTTTAATACTGCCGTGGAAGCAGATGATCATTTTCCGGCTATTAAAAAGAAAGTTGCAACAGTTCTAGAAACAGGATTGCTAGGGCTTTCAACTATTTTAAAGGATGGTATTGCTAATGGTGAGTTTTCAAAAGAACTCAATGCAGAAGTTTTTGCCTTTAAGATATTGTCAGCAGTGGAGGGAGGAATTGTCGTTAGCAGAACTATAGATAATAAGAAGTTAATGATCGAACTTATAAAAGACCTTAAGAAAGAATTAGAGCGTTATACGCTGTAA
- a CDS encoding site-specific integrase — protein MTKVTLRKKMISKGRYTLYLDIYPPIKDQLTGKLERKIYLKIFIYKRARTEADKLHNRETIALAEHIRAQRQIDIQNIKYNYLSEERLNSNFILFFQKEADKRRCSYNWQMAVNYLEAFAGDSFPFGGLTEDFCEKYGNYLLSSPAIGRYRRKISKNTAACYFAKFKSTLRRAYRNNYLLTDLGNIISNIEIKDTHRPFLFLDELQRMVEAECKSILVKKAGLFSALTGVRYSDIESLKWGSIQGTQGNFYILFNQNKTGKAEYLPISDDTFNLLGIRGEDEKKVFNGLKYDLVTRRVVDNAYANHALFVLFRVGSSFNSVVKKKLNG, from the coding sequence ATGACAAAAGTAACCTTACGAAAAAAAATGATCAGTAAGGGAAGATATACTTTGTACTTAGACATTTACCCTCCCATTAAAGATCAGTTGACAGGAAAGTTAGAGAGAAAAATTTATTTAAAAATATTTATCTATAAAAGGGCTAGGACTGAGGCAGATAAATTACATAATAGAGAGACAATTGCATTGGCAGAGCATATTAGGGCACAGCGTCAGATCGATATTCAAAATATTAAATATAATTATTTATCTGAAGAGCGATTAAATTCCAATTTTATATTGTTTTTTCAAAAAGAAGCAGATAAAAGACGATGTTCTTATAATTGGCAGATGGCTGTTAATTACCTTGAAGCATTTGCAGGGGATAGTTTTCCATTTGGAGGTCTTACTGAAGATTTTTGTGAAAAATATGGAAACTATCTACTTTCTTCACCAGCAATAGGCCGCTATCGGAGAAAAATTTCAAAAAATACTGCAGCATGCTATTTTGCAAAGTTTAAAAGTACTCTTAGAAGAGCTTATAGAAATAATTATCTTCTAACGGATCTGGGTAATATCATTAGTAATATTGAAATAAAGGATACTCACAGACCATTCCTTTTTTTAGACGAACTTCAAAGGATGGTTGAGGCTGAGTGTAAATCAATTTTGGTTAAAAAAGCAGGTTTATTTTCTGCATTAACAGGTGTACGGTATTCCGATATTGAAAGTCTGAAGTGGGGCTCAATCCAAGGTACACAAGGTAATTTTTATATTTTATTTAACCAAAATAAAACAGGTAAAGCAGAATATCTACCAATATCGGATGATACTTTTAATTTATTAGGAATTAGAGGAGAAGATGAGAAAAAAGTTTTTAACGGTTTGAAGTATGATCTTGTTACCAGACGAGTAGTTGACAATGCTTATGCAAATCATGCTTTGTTTGTATTATTTAGAGTAGGCAGTTCATTTAATTCAGTTGTAAAGAAAAAGTTAAATGGATAA